The genomic window TTGTTCGTGGCCTGACCTATGTGTCTTCACAATTTAACGGGCGCGATTCATTCTCTGCAAATAATGGCCGCGCGCTTAGTTTTGCCGATGTGCCGCCAGAATTACTTGGCGCCGTTCAGGTTTTCAAAAACCAAACTGCAGATCTCATTGAAGGCGGAATCGCGGGGACAATTAGCCTTGAGACTGTAAAGCCATTTGATCGCCCCGGACGCGTAATTGCGGGTTCATTAGAAGGAAATTATACCGATTTTCGTGATGAGCTAACGCCGACAATCTCAGGTTTGTATTCTGACCGTTGGGATGTGAACGGTCATGAATTTGGGCTTCGGGTAAATGCTGTAAGTTCTGAACTGAAATCCCGTTCGGATGGCTCTCAAATTTCAAGTTTCCAGCCACGAACAGATTTTGGGGCTGATACCGTATATGCACCGGAAGGCGCCGTAGTGCGTACACAGGATTATGACCGTAAGCGCGTAGGCTATGGCGCAGCAGCCCAGTGGGCGAACCCTGATCGTACGATGGAAGCGACGGCTGAATTTATTCGTTCTGACGCCTCGACCTCTTGGGGAGAGAATGTCTCTGAGATTGCAACGGATAATATCGGTGATGATGCCTTCTTCGCTTTACCTGGCGCAGAATTCCAGTTCGGAGCTGACAGCCTCTTTACTCAAGGCTCTTTGTCGGCGCCGTTAGGTTGGCGTGCTGACCAAAACTCGGGTGATGCAAGGCTGCCAATTCATGGTTTGCAGTCCAATAACATTAAACGCGGGGTAGAGCAGGAATATGTCACTTCTGATTATTCCTTTAATTTTAAATACACACCAACGGATAGAGTGTCGCTTAACTTTGATTACCAACATGTAGATTCGACCGTTGATAATGTTGATCACACAATTTGGGGTTCGAGCTTTCAAGATATCGCCTTGGATTTAACGGCGGGTAGTGTGCCGAATATCGAATATCTTACACCGACATTCCAAGGCGGCAGTGTGGATTGTTCAGGCGGCGTGACGCCGGGGTCTACTGGGTCCTGTCCATCCTATTTAATCGGAGACAATCCGAGCTTGTCTGACCCATATAATACTTTCTGGCGCGCTGCTATGGATCACATTGAGCAAAGTGAGGGTACGCAGGATGCTTTCCGTGCTGATATCGAATATGATATTGAAGAGAATTGGTTGAAGTCAGTACGCTTTGGCGGACGTTATGCGAAGCGAGATCAGACAACACGAAGTACAGCTTATAACTGGGGTGTTCTGAGCGAAATTTGGGGGAATGGCGGACCTGTTTGGATGGACCAAGTAGGGACAGGACAGGTTGAAACATATGAATGGGATAACTTCCAACGTGGTAATGTTACGCAGCCTCCCGCATTGCCATTCTATGCTGGAAACCCCGCGCAGAATTATGATTCAGCTTCGGACCTTGCGGATCAGGTTGTACGCGCTTGGCTAACACAGGGCGGTACAACCTTAGGCGATGACTTTGTTGCTGCTGGCGGTGACGCAGGTTGGGCGCGCTTATCTCAGCGGCCAGGCGTTATTCCTGGAACGCACTTTTTGCCTGGTGAAATTTCCGACGTCGTTGAAGAAACAACAGCGATTTATGGTCGTCTAAATTTTGGAAATGACGACCCGTTTGGCAATGGTATCTCCATCGATGGTAATATAGGGCTAAGGTATGTTGAAACCAACGTTAAATCTGAAGGTTTCTTCACTGCGCCACCAGCCTCGGATATCCCTGTATTTGAAGGTGGGCCCGTCATTGAAAATGGTCTGCCTGGGGCGCCTGGCGATGGTAACGTCTGCGTTGATCCTGTAACGTCAACGCCGCCAACTGAGCCGTATGAGCCCCCAGGGTTCTGTGCTTTGACACCGGCGGAGCAAGCCGCTGCGCAGGCTTTTGCTAATGGTGCGACTCAGGCTCTGCCGCAGGCGAATTATACATATGATAACTTCCTACCTAGCTTTAACTTAAAGATTGGCTTGGATGATGAGAAAATCATTCGTTTTGCCTATTCAAAAGGTATGTCTCGCGGCGCAGTTGGCCTCTTGCGAAATTACTTTACGCTGTCAGCTGTGACTGAAGACGACCCTAGAACGCCAACAGTGGATTCTCCGCCTGCAGGGTTTAGAGACGGTTTTTATGGATTTGAAGGTGAGGGCGGTAACCCATCTTTGAACCCTGTGACAGCCGATAATTTTGACATATCATTTGAGTGGTATTTTGATGATGTAGGTTCACTAACGGTTTCTGGTTTCCATAAACGTATCAAAGACATCATTGATACAGGGTCTGGTACGCAAAGTTTTACAAGTAATGGCGTTACCTATGATGATGTGTATCTCGTGCAACCGGGTAATTCGCCTGATACGGGTAAAATTACTGGTTTTGAAATCGCGCATCAACAATTCTATGATGATATCCTTCCGGGATGGGCGTCAGGCTTTGGTACTGCGGCTACCTATACCTATGTTGATAGTAACGGGATCCGTTCATCAGGTGTCAATGCGACGAGTTCAAATCCAACAGCAAATGATGGAGATGCTATTCTTGCTGATGTAGATTCTCTGCCGCTTGCAGGTCTCTCAAAGCATAACTTTAACCTTAGTGGTATTTACGAGAAAGATAAGATTTCTGCACGCTTGTCTTATAACTGGAGAAGTGACTATCTTGTGACGGCACGTGATGTGATTACGCCGTTCTATCCAATTTTCCAGGAATCCTCAGGTCAATTGGATGGCTCGTTTTTCTACACGATCAATGAGAATTTCAAAGTCGGTGTTCAGGCCGCTAATTTGTTAGACACAGTGACTGAAACGACGTCTCTCATTCCTAATACGGATGGCCTTCGTGGTTTCCGTTCGGCATTCCGAAATGACCGCCGATTTACATTTGCGCTTCGAGCAAACTTCTAAAGCGCTTATGTGGTCATTTTGAAACAAAATTAAAGCCGCCGTTTCGGCGGCTTTTTTTGTGCGAAGATTTCTTATACGGTCAAGCTATGTTGAACTTAGATGATTTACCTTCAATTCCGATTTACGAAAACGTCACTTATGACTCCTTTCGCGAAGAAATATACCCTTTGGGCCGCCCAGCCATCCTAAAGGGATATGTATCAGATTGGCCCATTGTAAAAGCGGCCTCTAAATCAACACAGCATGTCTCAGACTATTTGAAAGCAAGGGATACCCATAAGCCTGTCCCAATAATGCATGGGCCAGAGGATATTGAGGGGCAATTTTTTTATAGTGATGATCTACAAGGCCTGAATTTCACGAAGGTATTAAATTCGCTGTCCAAAACGCTTGATGAGATTGAGGGCAACCCAAGCGGTGCCGTTTATATTCAATCTGTACCGACATCTGATATCCTATCAGGATATGATACGGAAAACCCTCTTGATATTGTCGATAGTTCTGTCGGCTCAAGAATCTGGATTGGCAATAAATTAACAGTACAAACCCATTTTGATTTATCTGAAAATATTGCCTGTGTTGTTGCAGGCAGGCGTCGATTTACGCTGTTTCCGCCAAACCAAATCAAGAACCTCTATATCGGCCCATTTGAAAAAACATTGGCAGGCCCACCGATTTCAATGGTGAAATTAAATGATATAGATCATGAGAAATATCCAAATTTTTCCGAAGCTCTTGAACATGGAATGAGTGCAGAGCTTGCAGCTGGTGATGCTATTTATATTCCTTATTTCTGGTGGCACCATGTTCAGTCTTTGGAGGAATTCAATATTCTCGTAAACTATTGGTGGAGTGATATGGAACCTGATTTAGGCTCCCCATATGATGCTCTTTTACATGCGTTGATTAGTTTTCGAGGCATGCCCGAGAGACAAAGAAAAGTGTGGCAAGACGTATTCGCCCATTTGGTTTTTCAGGAAAATGGGGATGCCGCCGCGCATTTGCCAAAGGATAGTCAAGGCGTGCTTGGTGAACATACACCGCAGCAACGGCAGCATATGCGGAAAAACTTAGTCAGGGCCCTCGCATATCAGGCGGGGATTGTCCCGCAAGCGCGTTGACACATTAATATTTTTGTCTGATTCATGAATCAATAATAAGAATAAAGGCATGGCAAGAAAAGGCGTGGACATCATTCTTAAAAAAAGATAGCGTTAACATTGTAAGAAATATAAAATTTCAGGGGAATATAAATGAATACACAAGCCGTATCGGCGGAAAAATCCGCCACCGGATTTATCGTTTTTATTAGTCTCGTCGCAACACTTGGCGGGTTCTTATTTGGATATGATAGCGGAGTAATCAACGGTACCGTTGATGGGCTGCAAACCGCCTTTAATTCTAAGAGTGTAGGCACGGGGTTTAGTGTGGCCTCGATGCTTTTGGGGAGCGCTTTTGGCGCTTTTTTTGCTGGTAGGCTATCTGATAAATTCGGCCGACGGACAATGTTACTCGTCGCGGCTATTCTCTTTATCATAAGTGCCTGGGGCTCTGGGGCCGCTAATAGTTCTGCACCTTTTGTATTTTATAGAATTCTAGGTGGTTTGGCTGTTGGCGCTGCATCGGTTATGGCGCCAGCCTATATTTCTGAAATTGCACCCGCTCGAATTAGAGGTCGTTTAACCTCTATCCAACAAGTGGCGATTATCGCCGGTTTGTTTCTGGCCTTCTTAAGTAATTACTTATTGGCAAAAACATCAGGGTCTTCTCTTTCACCTCTATGGGGAGGGCATGAAACATGGAGATGGATGTTTTGGATGGAATTAATTCCTGCTTTCATTTTTCTGATAATGCTCTTTTTTATTCCTAAAAGTCCGCGCTTTCAAATGGTGCAAGAAGATGAAATTGGCGCGCATAAAACTCTGAGCCGTATATATGGAGAAGCCGGGGCAGGGCGAAAGGTCGCTGAGATTAAAAGTTCTCTAGCCTCAGATCACAAGCCTAAACTAACGGATGTATTAGAGAAGGGCCGCCTGTTCCGAGGAATTGTTTGGGTGGGTATTGGTCTCGCTGTATTACAGCAATTAGTCGGGATTAATATCGTCTTTTATTATGGGTCCGTACTTTGGCAATCTGTTGGGTTTACGGAATCTGACGCCTTATTGATCAATGTTCTATCTGGTGCGCTGTCAATAGGGGCTGTGCTTATTACGCTCGCGACTATCGATAGGGTTGGGCGTAAACCCTATTTGGTTTTAGGGTCAATTGGCATGTTTGTTACGTTGGCTATTGTCGCTTATGCTTTCAGTACGGGCAGTATTGTTGATGGACGTTTGACATTAAGTGACCAAATGGGCCTCATCGCCCTTATCGCCGCGAATGCTTACGTCGTATTTTTTAATATGAGCTGGGGTCCCGTCATGTGGGTCATGCTTGGTGAAATGTTCCCAAACCAAATTCGCGGCTCTGGTTTAGCTGTCGCCGGGTTTGCGCAGTGGATGGCGAATTTTGCCATTACAATGACATTTCCGATTTTCCTCGCAACAATCGGATTGGCGGCCGCTTATGGTATTTATGCCGTCTTTGCTTTTGCTTCGATATTCTTTGTGATTTGGTTCGTGAAAGAAACAAAAGGCAAGGAATTAGAGGACATGGTTGGCTAATCACGGCAAACCAGAATGATTGATGGCTGCCGCGGTGAAAGATACGCGGTAGCTTGTTTGCAAGTAACCGCTCATATCAAGCTGCGAATATACTGCGCGTAAGCATGTCAGCTTTCTGTCTCGGTATAGCGGCATCATTTTAGTGCGTAGCCATCACATAGAGAATATTTTCAAAACAAGCCTTTTCAAATTCAAATGATTACGAATGGAGACCTGAATGCAATTTTTTGTTGATAGTGCAGACCTTGATCAAATTGCCGAACTAAACGATGTTGGGCTCGTCGATGGGGTCACGACAAATCCGTCTATAATTGCAAAATCTGGACGTGATTTTAAAGAGGTCATAGCGCAAATTTGTGATGTAGTGACGGGTCATGTTAGCGCCGAAGTCGTTGCGACCGAGGCTGATGAAATGATTAAAGAAGGGCGCCATTTGCGCAAAATCGCTTCGAACGTTTGCGTTAAACTTCCACTTACAATGGACGGACTGAAAGCCTGTAATACATTGTCTAGAGAGGGGATTCCGACGAATGTGACACTTTGTTTTTCGCCTAACCAAGCACTCCTTGCTGCAAAATGCGGGGCGACTTATATTTCGCCCTTCATTGGCCGATTAGACGATATCACATTGGATGGACTTGAACTCATTGAAGATATTCGAACGATTTACGACAACTATGGCTTTGAAACTAAAATTCTGGCGGCCTCAATTCGCAATGCTAATCATGTCAAAGAATGTGCACTCATTGGGGCGGATGTTATGACGGCGCCGCCAAACGTCATTCGGAACCTCTCTAATCATGTTTTGACAGATAAAGGTCTCGCCGCATTTCTGAAAGACTGGGAAAAAACAGGGCAATCAATCCTGACTTAATTTCAACTCGAGGTTTGCGATTCTCGTCTCTTGAGCGCGTATGCGCTCTAAGACATAAGTGTCTTGTGTGCAATCGGACGCACTCATTGTCTCCAGCATCAGCCATAGTTTTTTCCAAAAACCTGTTTTGTGTTTTAGATCTGTCATTAGGTTAGTCCTCAATGCTGGGTGTGATGGCTATGATGTTTGATGAGCTTTGACTGCAGCGCCAGTATCCGCAATCATCTTGTTGAACGATATTGGCGTCCAATCGAACAACTGCTGGGTTCTCGAATTATCAGCGCTGACATTCATGCCCAGGAAGCTGAGCATACCTTTTGCTTCGCGATCAAATAATGCGGAGAGGCGAATTATAAGGTTAGGCGCAAAACGCGTGCTTGGGCCCTCGTAGCCTTCATCTTTAAGGACCTGCGCCACATCCGCAAAACCATGAGGCTTCGAGTCTGACGCGATGATTCTTTGGCCTGACGCGCCGTCGTGAGTCATGGCTAAAACATGAAGCTTAGCCACGTCCCTTACATCCACCATTGGCATTGCTAGTCGCGGTACCATTGGCAGTTTACCCTTCAACATCTGATCGATAAAACCCATACTTGCACCGGTCAAATTATCTCCCAGTGGAGGCCCATAGACAGCACCGGGATTTATGACAACCAATTCCATTTGGTTAGTACTGGCCTGACTATTCACAAAGTCCCATGCAGCCTTTTCGGCCAGGGTTTTACTCTTGATATAAGTGCTGACATCTTTTGCATTGATATCCGTCCAGTGACTCGGCGTCACTGTTCCGCTTTTCATACTTCCCATCATGGAAACAAGAGAACTCGTAAGAACCACTCTCTTGATTTTAGCCTTTTCGGCCGCATGCAGTGCACGAAGAGTTCCTTCGACAGCTGGGTTAATCATTTCAGCTTCAGATTTCGGGTTTGCAACAGTGAAAGGAGACGCGACATGGACAACAAAGTCGCTGCCATTGGCCGCTTCGTCCCAACCTTCGTCTTTAGATAGGTCCAGCTCGACAAAGGTCAACTTTGACGTATCGACGGACGCCGCATGTAAAGTATCGCGGACATGTTTTTCTTTAGATTTACTGCGGATAGAGCCGCGAACATGGTAACCATCTTCCAAAAGAAGTTTCGCCACGTGAAGACCGATATATCCTGAAACACCGGTTAATAATACTGTTTTGGTCATTGGGTTTCCTTCAAAACTGTTTTCAACATACCTCGAAGTGAGGACTTGATTAGTTTCGTACTAACTGGTACGTAAAATATGTCAACAATAAAATACCGATAGGTACGATTTAATGAGCGATAGTGAAAAACGAGGTCGAGGCCGCCCCAAGAGTCTAAACCGTGACCAAGTCATTGCGACGGCAATGGAACATTATTGGGTAGATGGCCCGGCAAATGTCTCAATTAACGAGATCTGCAAACGTGCGGGTGTTTCGAAACCGGGCCTTTATAGAGAGTTTGGAGGTGAGGATGGCTTGCATCAGGCTGTGCTTGAAAATTATCTCGATAAAGGTCTTAAAAAACTATATGATGTTTTGGCAGTTGACCGGCCCTTTAAGGACGGAGTCGAGGCCTTGATTAATCTGTTTTTGGAAAGCCGTTCCGTATTTACTTCACCAAGG from Litorimonas taeanensis includes these protein-coding regions:
- a CDS encoding TonB-dependent receptor, which encodes MINGFKDTAVVSNALTKSILCGSSAFALLMAVPAFAQDADPIETVPTSSTSDEVGDEVVATGIRQSLQSAQNLKQNADTFVDAITSEDIGALPDRSVTEALQRVPGITISRFAAADDPDHFSIEGTDVVVRGLTYVSSQFNGRDSFSANNGRALSFADVPPELLGAVQVFKNQTADLIEGGIAGTISLETVKPFDRPGRVIAGSLEGNYTDFRDELTPTISGLYSDRWDVNGHEFGLRVNAVSSELKSRSDGSQISSFQPRTDFGADTVYAPEGAVVRTQDYDRKRVGYGAAAQWANPDRTMEATAEFIRSDASTSWGENVSEIATDNIGDDAFFALPGAEFQFGADSLFTQGSLSAPLGWRADQNSGDARLPIHGLQSNNIKRGVEQEYVTSDYSFNFKYTPTDRVSLNFDYQHVDSTVDNVDHTIWGSSFQDIALDLTAGSVPNIEYLTPTFQGGSVDCSGGVTPGSTGSCPSYLIGDNPSLSDPYNTFWRAAMDHIEQSEGTQDAFRADIEYDIEENWLKSVRFGGRYAKRDQTTRSTAYNWGVLSEIWGNGGPVWMDQVGTGQVETYEWDNFQRGNVTQPPALPFYAGNPAQNYDSASDLADQVVRAWLTQGGTTLGDDFVAAGGDAGWARLSQRPGVIPGTHFLPGEISDVVEETTAIYGRLNFGNDDPFGNGISIDGNIGLRYVETNVKSEGFFTAPPASDIPVFEGGPVIENGLPGAPGDGNVCVDPVTSTPPTEPYEPPGFCALTPAEQAAAQAFANGATQALPQANYTYDNFLPSFNLKIGLDDEKIIRFAYSKGMSRGAVGLLRNYFTLSAVTEDDPRTPTVDSPPAGFRDGFYGFEGEGGNPSLNPVTADNFDISFEWYFDDVGSLTVSGFHKRIKDIIDTGSGTQSFTSNGVTYDDVYLVQPGNSPDTGKITGFEIAHQQFYDDILPGWASGFGTAATYTYVDSNGIRSSGVNATSSNPTANDGDAILADVDSLPLAGLSKHNFNLSGIYEKDKISARLSYNWRSDYLVTARDVITPFYPIFQESSGQLDGSFFYTINENFKVGVQAANLLDTVTETTSLIPNTDGLRGFRSAFRNDRRFTFALRANF
- a CDS encoding cupin-like domain-containing protein; protein product: MLNLDDLPSIPIYENVTYDSFREEIYPLGRPAILKGYVSDWPIVKAASKSTQHVSDYLKARDTHKPVPIMHGPEDIEGQFFYSDDLQGLNFTKVLNSLSKTLDEIEGNPSGAVYIQSVPTSDILSGYDTENPLDIVDSSVGSRIWIGNKLTVQTHFDLSENIACVVAGRRRFTLFPPNQIKNLYIGPFEKTLAGPPISMVKLNDIDHEKYPNFSEALEHGMSAELAAGDAIYIPYFWWHHVQSLEEFNILVNYWWSDMEPDLGSPYDALLHALISFRGMPERQRKVWQDVFAHLVFQENGDAAAHLPKDSQGVLGEHTPQQRQHMRKNLVRALAYQAGIVPQAR
- a CDS encoding sugar porter family MFS transporter codes for the protein MNTQAVSAEKSATGFIVFISLVATLGGFLFGYDSGVINGTVDGLQTAFNSKSVGTGFSVASMLLGSAFGAFFAGRLSDKFGRRTMLLVAAILFIISAWGSGAANSSAPFVFYRILGGLAVGAASVMAPAYISEIAPARIRGRLTSIQQVAIIAGLFLAFLSNYLLAKTSGSSLSPLWGGHETWRWMFWMELIPAFIFLIMLFFIPKSPRFQMVQEDEIGAHKTLSRIYGEAGAGRKVAEIKSSLASDHKPKLTDVLEKGRLFRGIVWVGIGLAVLQQLVGINIVFYYGSVLWQSVGFTESDALLINVLSGALSIGAVLITLATIDRVGRKPYLVLGSIGMFVTLAIVAYAFSTGSIVDGRLTLSDQMGLIALIAANAYVVFFNMSWGPVMWVMLGEMFPNQIRGSGLAVAGFAQWMANFAITMTFPIFLATIGLAAAYGIYAVFAFASIFFVIWFVKETKGKELEDMVG
- the fsa gene encoding fructose-6-phosphate aldolase, producing MQFFVDSADLDQIAELNDVGLVDGVTTNPSIIAKSGRDFKEVIAQICDVVTGHVSAEVVATEADEMIKEGRHLRKIASNVCVKLPLTMDGLKACNTLSREGIPTNVTLCFSPNQALLAAKCGATYISPFIGRLDDITLDGLELIEDIRTIYDNYGFETKILAASIRNANHVKECALIGADVMTAPPNVIRNLSNHVLTDKGLAAFLKDWEKTGQSILT
- a CDS encoding SDR family NAD(P)-dependent oxidoreductase codes for the protein MTKTVLLTGVSGYIGLHVAKLLLEDGYHVRGSIRSKSKEKHVRDTLHAASVDTSKLTFVELDLSKDEGWDEAANGSDFVVHVASPFTVANPKSEAEMINPAVEGTLRALHAAEKAKIKRVVLTSSLVSMMGSMKSGTVTPSHWTDINAKDVSTYIKSKTLAEKAAWDFVNSQASTNQMELVVINPGAVYGPPLGDNLTGASMGFIDQMLKGKLPMVPRLAMPMVDVRDVAKLHVLAMTHDGASGQRIIASDSKPHGFADVAQVLKDEGYEGPSTRFAPNLIIRLSALFDREAKGMLSFLGMNVSADNSRTQQLFDWTPISFNKMIADTGAAVKAHQTS
- a CDS encoding TetR/AcrR family transcriptional regulator, translating into MSDSEKRGRGRPKSLNRDQVIATAMEHYWVDGPANVSINEICKRAGVSKPGLYREFGGEDGLHQAVLENYLDKGLKKLYDVLAVDRPFKDGVEALINLFLESRSVFTSPRGCLLRDMRSCEDHLGPNTCETIERLHSDSMAQYAVWIERAKSRNEIQNIWTDIAVEYVDLQFGNAMLLLKRNEPDDMIVQVMRLAFSVFTPKL